A segment of the Colletotrichum destructivum chromosome 3, complete sequence genome:
GCCACGGccccgccgccatcgtcaacgcAAAGACTGCCGACGGCGAGTacctcgtcaagggcaagaccGTCACCGGCTTCTCTAAcaccgaggaggaccagTCCGGCTACACCGCCGAGATGAACTTTTTGCTCGAGGAGCGCCTCAAGCAGAACGGTGGCAAGTACGTGCTCGCCGATGCCCCTTGGGGTGAGAAGGTCGTTaccgacggcgtcgtcatcaccgGCCAGAACCCTGCTTCTGCccacggcgtcggcaaggCCATCGTCAAGGCTCTTGGCCTGTAAGGAACGAGTGTACGAATTAATGATGGATCGTATGATTGGTAATTGATTATACCACAAAATCAAAGCGTTTTATTTACCCAAAAAAACTACTATTTGGAATCATGGCTTTTCACTCGTGATGATCTTGAAACGTGTGCCCATCGGCATCTTACCGTTTCTGTTAACTGAACCAAGCCGGTTGAAATTGTTCAGCGCACCGTCTTATCCAAAACATGTTCAGCAGACTCAACAAATCAGGCCATTACCTTGGAATTTACATTCTGCTTTACATACAGTCATGCTATCCGGACCGAAAGTACCGTTCATGAAGATTCATGGCTGGcctcgtccttcttttcctgAGCATCCTCCTTCAACTTCGCATCGTCAGGTCTGCTCAGCTCTACTTGGGGCATCATTAAGAATGCCACAAAAAAGGCCACTGCGGCAAGTCCCGAcatgacgaggaagatgattCGGAATGCTCTCCTGTATCCTGGCAGGATCGCGGCGCGCAGCCTATCTGACTCCGTCGGCGAGAGCGTGGAGAGAACATGCTGAGGGTTCGCAAGCAGCTTCCTCGAGTCTTCGTCGTCCAACCCAAGAGTTGCTATACTGCCCGCAAGaatgttgttgctgttggtcTACGGTCAGTTCTGTTTTGCGATAAAAAACAGCAACCTCAGAAACAGCATGCAACCTACATAAGCGTACCGGAAATCGCGAGACCAATAGTGCTTCCAAAGTTCCGTATGAAGCTATGTGGGTGGTAAGTAGAAAGCTAAAGTcattgagagagagagaggcggcTGGGAGTTCCCTTACTTGCGGAAAGACGTGACCACGGCCATGTCTCTTCGGCTCACCCCGGCTTGAATCGCTATCAAAGCCCTGGCGAAGATGTCAACACCCGAGGAATCGCGCCAGCAAATAAGAATGAATGATACTTACGGTTGAAGTGTGTTTCCAACCCCAGCACCCACGAGCAATGAGTAACCCACCTGTTTGCCCACGCCGGAGCTCTCGTCGAGAGTCGACAACAGACCGACGCCAACAGCCCACATTACCCAGCCCAACAAGATGCACTCTCGGTAGCGCCCGATCTTATGCACCACCAGTCCAGATAACGTGCTGAACAAGGTTTGGGTAAGGGTTATGGGAAGCAGCATTGCGCCGGCCTTGGTTGCCGAGTACCCATAGGCGAGTTGGTAGAAGGCGGGGATGTAGTAGACTTGAACGACGAAGTTCCATCCGTTGATTGCCATGGTGATGCAGGCACCATTCACAATCTTGGACTTGAAAATGTGTACTAACAGCAACCCTGTCAGTATGTGATCTGATCGCGGGAGGTGTATACTGATGTGACTTACATGGAACCAGCGGAAACCTGGCGCCTTTCCACTGCCATAAGACGAAGCCTGCACACACAAAGAACCCAACAACGAGGGTGGCAATGACGTGAGCCGAGTTCCAAGGGTGATCTGCGCCGCCCCAAGTCAATCCCAGCATGAGCACAGTAGTTCCCGCCAGGGCAAGGAAACTTCCGACGAAATCAACGGCCTTCAGCTTGCTGTGCGCGTACATGAATGTCAGCTGCCACTCGCATGCATGACGCTGGGATCTGGCGAGCTTGATCATGGCCGTACTTACACTCTCCAGTTCCCTTCGACCTTCCTGAGCGGCATAAAAAAGATGACGCAGAGCGTGCAAAGAAGCGTAAGTGGCATGTTCAGGCGGAAAATCCATCTCCACGAGTCCTGAGACTGCGAGGCCAGcgcaccaccaacaacaggTCCGATGCCATTTGCTATGGCGACAACTGCACCCTAAAAAGACTGTTAATCAGGAACATTGGCAAGAAATTTGGACTGCAGGCGACCCAGAAGCCCTTCTTGAGAGGCGGACGGGTAGAGTACTTACCAATATGCCCTGGTACTTGCCCCTTTCCCTGAGCGGCACCACATCACTCACAATCATCTGTGCGACGGTCATGAGCCCGCCCCCTCCGATACCCGTCCAGGCTCGGAAGATGATCAA
Coding sequences within it:
- a CDS encoding Putative major facilitator superfamily, MFS transporter superfamily, with amino-acid sequence MTAKDDSVSGILTQSSPNVSTPSQSHQSMGSEAVNSSEDEKSKYGFNEQTNYVRPRTIVTIFLACASVDLVALMDQTTLAASLNIIGNALNASNQTAWIASGYFITSTVGQLLYGRLSDIWSRKVILLIGLVVFFTGSLASSVANSGTQLIIFRAWTGIGGGGLMTVAQMIVSDVVPLRERGKYQGILGAVVAIANGIGPVVGGALASQSQDSWRWIFRLNMPLTLLCTLCVIFFMPLRKVEGNWRVKLKAVDFVGSFLALAGTTVLMLGLTWGGADHPWNSAHVIATLVVGFFVCAGFVLWQWKGARFPLVPLHIFKSKIVNGACITMAINGWNFVVQVYYIPAFYQLAYGYSATKAGAMLLPITLTQTLFSTLSGLVVHKIGRYRECILLGWVMWAVGVGLLSTLDESSGVGKQVGYSLLVGAGVGNTLQPALIAIQAGVSRRDMAVVTSFRNFIRNFGSTIGLAISGTLINNILAGSIATLGLDDEDSRKLLANPQHVLSTLSPTESDRLRAAILPGYRRAFRIIFLVMSGLAAVAFFVAFLMMPQVELSRPDDAKLKEDAQEKKDEASHESS